The Methylobacterium sp. PvR107 genome contains a region encoding:
- a CDS encoding YdcF family protein, translating to MLRASDPPSTDVVGWAWHERARPLRSVAPVQPHRRRGVALWSCGVGAVLAAVALLAGFLVFVNALARHERIPADRADGIVALTGGAQRIGDAIDLLAGGYGRRLLITGVNERTSRDEIARLNPTQRALIACCVDLDYRARNTIGNAIETRRWMRAHRFSTVAVVTSNYHMPRTLIELDHALQDSDRVLPHPVVTDAFDADRWWQSPPAAKLVASEYVKFLASWVRTRFESDPERSRAAILIGRGKPVKMVAEPLVLRGVD from the coding sequence ATGCTGCGCGCATCGGATCCGCCCTCGACCGACGTTGTCGGCTGGGCATGGCACGAGCGGGCTCGCCCGCTTCGCTCGGTGGCGCCCGTACAGCCGCACAGACGGCGCGGGGTCGCGCTCTGGAGTTGCGGCGTCGGCGCCGTCCTAGCCGCGGTGGCCCTGCTGGCCGGCTTCTTGGTCTTCGTGAATGCGCTGGCCCGGCACGAGCGGATTCCCGCGGACCGGGCGGACGGGATCGTGGCCCTCACCGGCGGCGCGCAGCGGATCGGGGACGCGATCGACCTCCTTGCCGGCGGATACGGTCGTCGCCTGCTGATCACTGGCGTCAACGAACGCACCAGCCGCGACGAGATCGCCCGGCTGAACCCGACCCAGCGCGCTCTGATCGCCTGCTGCGTCGATCTCGACTACAGGGCGCGGAACACGATCGGCAACGCCATCGAAACGCGGCGCTGGATGCGGGCGCACCGCTTCAGCACCGTCGCGGTGGTGACCTCCAATTACCACATGCCGCGGACCCTGATCGAACTCGACCATGCCTTGCAGGACAGCGACCGCGTCCTGCCGCATCCGGTGGTCACCGACGCCTTCGATGCCGACCGCTGGTGGCAGAGCCCGCCAGCAGCCAAGCTCGTCGCCTCAGAATACGTGAAGTTCCTCGCGAGCTGGGTACGCACCCGGTTCGAATCGGATCCCGAACGCTCCCGGGCGGCGATCCTGATCGGCCGGGGCAAGCCGGTGAAGATGGTCGCCGAGCCGCTGGTGTTGCGCGGCGTGGATTGA
- a CDS encoding HPF/RaiA family ribosome-associated protein gives MASLRVTGHGVDLGESLRGRVEERLSAIQAKYLDSHMNDSCSGHVTLRRDGTAFRTDCVLHLVSGLTIEANGFAHDARSSFEQTAERLETRLRRYKHRLKQHAAGRGDDAAVEAAYAVLAAPEDEEDDVGEGDAHPPIVAESTRTLQRRTIGEAVTALDMTGSPVVVFVHAGTGRVNVVYRRSDGAIGWVDPPNTVD, from the coding sequence ATGGCGTCGTTGCGAGTCACGGGCCACGGCGTGGATCTCGGGGAGAGTCTGCGCGGCCGCGTCGAGGAACGGTTGTCCGCGATCCAGGCCAAATATCTCGACTCGCACATGAACGACTCCTGCTCCGGTCACGTCACGCTCCGACGGGACGGGACGGCGTTCCGGACGGACTGCGTGCTGCATCTCGTATCGGGCCTGACCATCGAGGCGAACGGCTTCGCCCACGATGCGCGGTCGAGCTTCGAGCAGACCGCCGAGCGTCTGGAAACGCGGCTGCGCCGTTACAAGCACCGATTGAAGCAGCATGCGGCCGGGCGTGGTGACGACGCGGCCGTCGAGGCGGCCTATGCGGTGCTCGCCGCTCCGGAGGACGAGGAAGACGATGTCGGGGAGGGCGACGCCCACCCGCCGATCGTCGCCGAGAGCACCCGGACCCTGCAGCGCCGCACCATCGGTGAGGCGGTCACCGCCCTCGACATGACGGGGTCGCCAGTCGTTGTCTTCGTCCATGCTGGTACCGGCCGCGTCAACGTCGTATATCGGCGCAGCGACGGCGCGATCGGTTGGGTGGACCCGCCGAACACCGTCGACTGA
- the ptsN gene encoding PTS IIA-like nitrogen regulatory protein PtsN: protein MPVLEFLDPESVVSSLRARAKKQVLQDLAAQAARRLPALGERPVFDTLLQRERLGSTGIGEGVAIPHGKLPGLDRLFGLFARFDRPVDFEALDGQPVDIAFLLLAPEGAGADHLKALAQVARVLREPGMLAHIRAARDAGALYALLTRSTAPQAA, encoded by the coding sequence ATGCCAGTTCTGGAATTTCTCGACCCCGAGTCGGTCGTGTCGTCGCTGCGCGCGCGCGCCAAGAAGCAGGTGCTTCAGGACCTCGCCGCGCAAGCGGCGCGGCGCCTGCCGGCCTTGGGTGAGCGTCCTGTCTTCGACACGCTTCTTCAGCGGGAGCGTCTCGGGTCGACCGGCATCGGCGAGGGCGTTGCGATCCCGCACGGGAAGCTTCCGGGCCTCGATCGGTTGTTCGGTCTGTTCGCCCGATTCGACCGGCCGGTGGATTTCGAGGCGCTCGACGGCCAGCCGGTGGACATCGCTTTCCTCTTACTCGCTCCCGAAGGCGCAGGCGCCGATCACCTGAAAGCCCTGGCCCAGGTCGCCCGCGTCCTGCGCGAGCCCGGCATGCTCGCGCACATCCGAGCCGCCCGCGATGCCGGCGCTCTCTACGCGCTGCTGACACGCTCGACGGCGCCGCAGGCCGCCTGA
- a CDS encoding glucan biosynthesis protein D → MTFADGPPAPSRRTVLAGVLAAAAGSLPAVAHAADPDKGPALPGPGEAFEANTLTDLARARAAAPYVGPKTGDVPAVLKALSRDAYQAIHPAEGRAVWAEEAFGYTLEPLLRGAIFETPVSLYVVQDGLVQPIAYDKTAFVAPGLNLPDLTADTAFSGFRLRARFGDGDTLSDFALFQGASFFRLVAQGQDFGINARALALRPADARGEEFPLFRALFIETPKPGQPVVVHALAESESVTAAFKLILTPGREVSTAAIDGTVFARAELDHIGLGGMQGSYLFGPLDRNHVDDLRAAAFSVEGLAIHNGYGEPIWRPVHNPEALQVSAFLDRGPKGFGLMQRARAYDDFQDDARHWEQRPSLWLEPQDDWSEGAVTLLEIPSDSELNENVFAYWRPKAKLAKGAEMRFRCRQHWSKGWPDPLPPEIARVRDSRCGRGASGTRRLFAVDFEGATLFEPGDIDVDLGASAGTITRQERFRYPARKTLRILFELDPGSERASELRLVLRRGQARISETWLYRWTP, encoded by the coding sequence ATGACATTCGCCGACGGACCGCCCGCCCCGTCCCGCCGCACCGTGCTGGCCGGGGTTCTGGCCGCTGCCGCGGGATCGCTCCCGGCTGTCGCGCACGCGGCGGATCCGGACAAGGGACCGGCTCTCCCCGGTCCCGGCGAAGCTTTTGAGGCGAATACGCTCACCGATCTCGCCCGCGCCCGGGCCGCTGCCCCTTACGTCGGCCCCAAGACCGGCGACGTACCGGCAGTCCTGAAGGCCCTCTCGCGGGACGCCTATCAGGCGATCCATCCCGCGGAGGGGCGCGCGGTCTGGGCTGAGGAAGCGTTCGGCTACACGCTGGAGCCGCTCCTGCGCGGCGCGATCTTCGAGACGCCGGTCTCGCTCTATGTCGTGCAGGACGGGCTCGTGCAGCCGATCGCCTACGACAAGACGGCGTTCGTGGCCCCGGGGCTGAACCTGCCGGACCTCACGGCCGACACCGCCTTCTCGGGATTCCGCCTGCGCGCGCGCTTCGGCGACGGGGACACGCTCTCGGATTTCGCGCTGTTCCAGGGAGCCTCCTTCTTCCGGCTGGTCGCGCAGGGGCAGGATTTCGGCATCAATGCGCGGGCGCTCGCCCTGCGGCCCGCCGATGCCCGCGGCGAGGAGTTCCCGCTGTTCCGCGCCCTGTTCATCGAGACGCCCAAGCCTGGGCAACCGGTCGTGGTGCACGCCCTGGCCGAGTCGGAATCGGTGACGGCGGCGTTCAAGCTGATCCTCACGCCCGGCCGCGAGGTCTCGACGGCCGCGATCGACGGCACCGTCTTCGCCCGGGCCGAACTCGACCATATCGGGCTCGGGGGCATGCAGGGCAGCTACCTGTTCGGCCCGCTGGACCGGAACCACGTCGACGACCTGCGCGCAGCGGCCTTCTCGGTGGAGGGTCTCGCGATTCACAACGGCTACGGCGAGCCGATCTGGCGGCCGGTTCACAACCCCGAAGCGCTGCAGGTCTCAGCCTTCCTGGACCGGGGGCCTAAGGGTTTCGGGCTGATGCAGCGCGCGCGCGCCTACGACGATTTCCAGGACGATGCGCGACACTGGGAGCAACGCCCGTCGCTCTGGCTGGAGCCTCAGGACGATTGGAGCGAGGGCGCCGTGACGCTGCTCGAGATCCCGAGCGATTCCGAGCTGAACGAGAACGTCTTCGCCTACTGGCGACCGAAGGCGAAGCTGGCCAAGGGCGCCGAGATGCGCTTCCGGTGCCGGCAGCACTGGTCGAAGGGCTGGCCAGACCCGCTGCCGCCCGAGATTGCGCGGGTCCGCGACAGCCGCTGCGGCCGCGGCGCCTCCGGAACCCGCCGCTTGTTCGCGGTGGATTTCGAGGGCGCGACGCTCTTCGAGCCCGGAGACATCGACGTCGATCTCGGTGCCTCGGCCGGTACAATCACGCGGCAGGAGCGATTCCGCTATCCGGCGCGTAAGACCCTGCGGATCCTGTTTGAACTCGATCCCGGAAGCGAGCGTGCGAGCGAATTGCGTCTGGTTCTCCGCCGGGGACAGGCGCGGATCAG